A genomic window from Bacteroidota bacterium includes:
- a CDS encoding T9SS type A sorting domain-containing protein, with the protein RCTIYPNPTSGVFNVQMSQFENLKMKDIEIYNMYGEKVPAHFQINSFSNSQIDLSSQPAGIYFIELKTSKDNYHGKVVKE; encoded by the coding sequence CACGATGTACGATTTATCCTAATCCCACGAGCGGAGTGTTTAATGTGCAGATGAGCCAATTTGAAAATTTGAAAATGAAAGACATTGAAATATATAATATGTACGGAGAAAAAGTGCCTGCTCATTTTCAAATTAACTCATTTTCAAATTCTCAAATTGATTTGTCTTCTCAGCCCGCAGGAATTTATTTCATCGAACTTAAAACCTCAAAAGATAATTATCATGGGAAAGTGGTTAAGGAATAG